One genomic region from Fibrobacter sp. encodes:
- the eno gene encoding phosphopyruvate hydratase has product MASKIKSVVARQILDSRGNPSLEVDVTLENGVTGHAAVPSGASTGEREACELRDGDKKTYLGKGTLTAVKNVNTKIAKKLVGMDPSKQVEIDDAMIALDGNRMLKNKLGANAILGVSMAVCVAAANDAKMPLYQYIAKMHGTTKLTLPCPMCNVINGGAHSSAPIDFQEFMIAPVGAKTFSKGLQMVTEIFHALKAVLKKAGFDTTVGDEGGFAPGVSIKPAKNKFGYEITGVMTLEKALDALKTATTNAGYKFGTDIKIALDVASSEFCDKNTKNGKPETYTFKKSTKKTLKSADMVKLYEKLIDKYSIFSIEDGLDEADWAGWKVMTDKLGSKLNLVGDDLFVTNPTIFDEGIKAGIANAILIKVNQVGSVSETLAAIKRAQNEGYAPIVSHRSGETEDTFIADLAVGTAAGQIKTGSLSRTDRVCKYNRLLRIEEELGKAAVYAGDPRKAAKAAKPAAKKAACKKCAK; this is encoded by the coding sequence ATGGCTTCTAAAATCAAATCCGTTGTTGCTCGCCAGATCCTCGACTCTCGCGGCAATCCTTCTCTCGAAGTTGATGTTACTCTTGAAAACGGCGTGACCGGTCACGCAGCTGTCCCGAGTGGTGCTTCCACCGGTGAACGCGAAGCTTGCGAACTCCGCGACGGCGACAAGAAGACCTACCTCGGTAAGGGCACCCTCACCGCTGTTAAGAACGTCAACACCAAGATTGCTAAGAAGCTCGTCGGCATGGATCCTTCCAAGCAGGTCGAAATCGATGACGCTATGATCGCTCTCGACGGCAACCGCATGCTCAAGAACAAGCTCGGTGCAAACGCTATCCTCGGCGTTTCCATGGCTGTTTGCGTTGCTGCTGCTAACGACGCTAAGATGCCGCTCTACCAGTACATCGCTAAGATGCACGGCACCACCAAGCTCACTCTCCCGTGCCCGATGTGCAACGTCATCAACGGCGGTGCTCACTCTTCCGCTCCGATCGACTTCCAGGAATTCATGATCGCTCCGGTTGGCGCTAAGACTTTCTCCAAGGGTCTCCAGATGGTGACCGAAATCTTCCACGCTCTTAAGGCTGTCCTTAAGAAGGCTGGCTTCGACACCACCGTTGGTGACGAAGGTGGCTTCGCTCCTGGTGTTTCCATCAAGCCGGCTAAGAACAAGTTCGGTTATGAAATCACTGGCGTTATGACCCTCGAAAAGGCTCTCGACGCTCTCAAGACTGCAACCACCAATGCTGGTTACAAGTTCGGCACCGACATCAAGATCGCTCTTGACGTTGCTTCTTCTGAATTCTGCGACAAGAACACCAAGAACGGCAAGCCGGAAACCTACACCTTCAAGAAGTCCACCAAGAAGACCCTCAAGTCTGCTGACATGGTGAAGCTCTATGAAAAGCTCATCGACAAGTATTCCATCTTCTCCATTGAAGACGGTCTCGATGAAGCTGACTGGGCAGGTTGGAAGGTTATGACCGACAAGCTCGGTTCTAAGCTCAACCTCGTGGGTGACGACCTGTTCGTTACCAACCCGACCATCTTCGACGAAGGCATCAAGGCTGGCATCGCCAACGCTATCCTCATCAAGGTGAACCAGGTTGGTTCCGTTTCTGAAACTCTCGCTGCTATCAAGCGCGCTCAGAACGAAGGCTATGCTCCGATCGTTTCTCACCGTTCCGGCGAAACCGAAGACACCTTCATTGCTGACCTCGCTGTTGGTACCGCTGCTGGCCAGATCAAGACCGGTTCTCTCTCTCGTACCGACCGCGTCTGCAAGTACAACCGTCTTCTCCGCATCGAAGAAGAACTTGGCAAGGCTGCTGTCTACGCTGGTGATCCGCGTAAGGCTGCTAAGGCTGCAAAGCCGGCTGCTAAGAAGGCCGCTTGCAAAAAGTGCGCTAAGTAA
- a CDS encoding ABC transporter substrate-binding protein: MIGLKSIARTAVALSAAGALLSGCGDASDGSLAGGALPRQETLYLSGQQTSAPGSFNPLAESWAASWPVGGRFNLMYEPLITYNSLNGQIEDLLGHLVEELSNNDSIVVDLNPAAKWSDGKPVTSTDVTFMFLRGSLNTAEQISAIHVDTLKNGPEGQVTERLSFMVNKQARNNPLTVRDLLQATRIAPSHVFEPMIKEKGLDEVKKMAMDQNPVVSGPYGLRSTNETKIVLERRDDYWGNAALHNGQLPAPKYIVHPIYKNNEHNTIAMREGNLDASQSFIPRINRKAGAGVHTWWNEPPYFRPGAMPMLVINTTKEPLNDKRFRRALATAIDYNALRQFAVSNYTSTLKAGLIMPTDLEGKYIVDEDLPKYGANLSINDDAERLATVKQMLTEAGYKSVFNSDGSLDHMENAKGEKLPTLSITSPAGWTDWEAMVTIAVDGMRKAGIDIREGFVDGGAYWPAMGLGNFDLVMHKPVADVTPSLPWSRFNEIMSSRDWQPLGGWAGVNIGRYNKPGSPEYRPEVDKLLSAIPLMTDSTEIAKAYRELNKIFMEDQPSIPLVYLPEQFYEFSDRVWTNWPTAENPYAPAQLPWVASGTKILWNLKLAK; this comes from the coding sequence ATGATTGGATTGAAATCGATTGCCAGAACGGCCGTTGCGCTTTCTGCTGCAGGCGCTCTCCTTTCCGGTTGCGGCGACGCTTCGGATGGTAGCCTTGCGGGCGGCGCTTTGCCCCGTCAGGAAACGCTCTACTTGTCTGGTCAGCAGACTTCTGCTCCGGGTTCTTTCAACCCCTTGGCTGAAAGCTGGGCTGCATCTTGGCCGGTAGGTGGCCGCTTCAACTTGATGTATGAACCGCTCATCACCTATAACTCCCTCAACGGTCAGATCGAAGACCTTTTGGGCCACTTGGTTGAAGAACTCTCCAACAACGACAGCATCGTTGTGGACTTGAACCCCGCTGCAAAGTGGAGCGATGGCAAGCCGGTTACCTCTACCGACGTTACCTTCATGTTCCTCCGCGGTTCTTTGAACACTGCAGAACAGATTTCCGCAATTCACGTCGACACCTTGAAGAACGGACCGGAAGGTCAGGTTACCGAACGTCTTTCCTTCATGGTTAACAAGCAGGCTCGTAACAACCCGCTTACCGTCCGTGACTTGCTCCAGGCAACCCGTATTGCTCCGTCTCACGTCTTCGAACCCATGATCAAGGAAAAGGGTCTGGACGAAGTCAAGAAGATGGCTATGGACCAGAATCCGGTCGTTTCCGGCCCGTATGGTCTCCGCTCTACCAACGAAACCAAGATCGTTCTCGAACGTCGTGACGACTACTGGGGCAACGCTGCTCTCCACAATGGTCAGCTCCCTGCTCCGAAGTACATCGTTCACCCGATTTACAAGAACAACGAACATAACACCATCGCAATGCGCGAAGGTAACTTGGACGCTTCTCAGAGCTTCATTCCCCGTATCAACCGCAAGGCCGGCGCAGGCGTCCACACCTGGTGGAACGAACCGCCTTACTTCCGTCCGGGTGCAATGCCGATGCTCGTCATCAACACCACTAAGGAACCTTTGAACGACAAGCGTTTCCGTCGCGCTCTTGCTACCGCAATCGACTACAACGCTCTCCGTCAGTTCGCAGTCTCCAACTACACCTCTACCCTCAAGGCTGGCCTCATCATGCCGACCGACCTCGAAGGCAAGTATATTGTTGACGAAGACCTCCCGAAGTACGGTGCAAACCTTTCCATCAACGACGACGCAGAACGTCTCGCTACAGTTAAGCAGATGCTTACCGAAGCAGGCTACAAGTCTGTGTTCAATTCCGATGGTTCCCTGGACCACATGGAAAACGCCAAGGGCGAAAAGCTCCCCACTCTCTCCATTACTTCCCCTGCTGGTTGGACCGACTGGGAAGCTATGGTCACCATCGCTGTCGACGGTATGCGTAAGGCTGGTATCGACATTCGCGAAGGCTTCGTAGATGGCGGTGCTTACTGGCCTGCTATGGGTCTCGGCAACTTCGACCTCGTGATGCACAAGCCGGTTGCTGACGTTACCCCGTCTCTCCCGTGGAGCCGCTTCAACGAAATCATGTCTTCTCGTGACTGGCAGCCGCTTGGTGGCTGGGCTGGCGTGAACATCGGCCGTTACAACAAGCCGGGTTCTCCTGAATACCGTCCGGAAGTCGACAAACTGTTGTCTGCAATTCCTCTGATGACTGACTCCACCGAAATCGCTAAGGCTTACCGCGAACTGAACAAGATCTTCATGGAAGATCAGCCGTCCATTCCGCTGGTATACCTCCCGGAACAGTTCTACGAATTCAGCGACCGCGTATGGACCAACTGGCCCACCGCTGAAAATCCGTATGCTCCTGCCCAGCTTCCTTGGGTAGCATCCGGCACCAAGATTCTCTGGAACTTGAAGCTTGCTAAATAA
- a CDS encoding ABC transporter permease, translating to MLKQYPMLRYVLQKGFWYVLTFIFAVALNFALPRIGGSDPVDIIMGQAGKGLSPTEAQLKKAELLVSFGMAETDDQGNAVYEPLVDENGQMVTKKVAKLDENGAPVTTKYMVKDVDAEGNPVMVERQKVDAEGLPMFEEKPVLDAKGKPVMIKDKKTKKKVAKVEQVAVMESVQSEHEQIDTVMVDEVVMNPEPKRASAVSQFFAYIGNVFKGDLGKSYTNNTEVTTIIKNALPWTLLIQAPTILLGWIIGNLLGAFAAYKRGIFDKVFFPCAMFLNGVPYFVFGMLLVALFSITLGWFPAVGNMSPDIQEFSFSWTCLKSVGWYYILPFFSCFPILLSGQATGMRSMSIYELGTDYMKYAKWLGLKEGKIISYVFRNAMLPQLTGLAQSLGAMVGGALITEMIFSYPGLGMAMLDAINKQDYATIQGCTLMISTCVLIANFAVDVLIAIFDPRVKAGLQMGGK from the coding sequence ATGCTTAAACAATATCCTATGCTACGCTATGTCCTGCAGAAGGGGTTCTGGTATGTCCTGACCTTCATTTTTGCAGTGGCATTGAACTTTGCGCTGCCCCGTATCGGCGGTAGCGATCCGGTCGATATCATCATGGGTCAGGCCGGTAAGGGCCTTTCTCCGACTGAAGCTCAGTTGAAGAAGGCTGAACTCCTGGTTTCCTTCGGCATGGCCGAAACCGATGACCAGGGCAACGCTGTCTATGAACCGCTGGTCGACGAAAACGGCCAGATGGTCACCAAGAAGGTTGCCAAGCTCGACGAAAACGGCGCTCCTGTTACCACCAAGTACATGGTCAAGGACGTGGACGCTGAAGGCAACCCGGTGATGGTCGAACGCCAGAAGGTTGACGCTGAAGGCCTGCCCATGTTCGAAGAAAAGCCGGTGCTCGACGCAAAGGGCAAGCCGGTCATGATCAAGGACAAGAAGACCAAGAAGAAGGTTGCCAAGGTTGAACAGGTTGCAGTTATGGAATCTGTCCAGTCTGAACACGAACAGATCGATACCGTCATGGTCGACGAAGTCGTCATGAACCCGGAACCGAAGCGTGCTTCTGCTGTGTCTCAGTTCTTTGCTTACATTGGCAACGTTTTCAAGGGTGACCTTGGTAAGTCCTATACCAACAACACTGAAGTTACCACCATCATCAAGAATGCTCTTCCCTGGACCCTCCTCATCCAGGCTCCGACCATTCTCCTTGGCTGGATCATTGGTAACCTCCTCGGTGCCTTCGCTGCTTACAAGCGCGGCATCTTCGACAAGGTGTTCTTCCCCTGCGCCATGTTCTTGAACGGTGTTCCGTACTTCGTGTTCGGTATGCTCCTCGTGGCACTCTTCTCCATCACTCTCGGCTGGTTCCCGGCTGTGGGTAACATGAGCCCGGATATTCAGGAATTCTCCTTCTCCTGGACTTGCTTGAAGAGCGTCGGTTGGTACTACATTCTTCCGTTCTTCTCTTGCTTCCCGATTCTTCTCTCTGGTCAGGCAACTGGTATGCGTTCCATGTCCATCTATGAACTTGGTACCGACTACATGAAGTATGCTAAGTGGCTGGGTCTTAAGGAAGGCAAGATCATTAGCTATGTGTTCCGTAATGCAATGCTCCCGCAGCTCACCGGTCTTGCCCAGTCTCTCGGTGCAATGGTGGGTGGTGCTCTCATTACCGAAATGATCTTCTCTTACCCGGGCCTCGGCATGGCTATGCTCGACGCCATTAACAAGCAGGACTACGCAACCATCCAGGGTTGTACCTTGATGATCTCTACCTGCGTGCTTATTGCTAACTTCGCCGTTGACGTGTTGATCGCAATCTTCGACCCGCGCGTTAAGGCTGGTCTCCAGATGGGAGGTAAGTAA
- a CDS encoding ABC transporter permease yields MGKLFRNLLKSPMFVVGLSIFVLTLLIAVFGPIFYNVDTHARDILAGPYAGSSSAHLLGTDHLGRDYVSLLIEGLGNSLYVGFLAGIIATTLGVLIGLFGGFRGGWIDEVLNMFTNLFIVIPQFVILVLISSAFKDGRSLTLIGVVIGLTAWSWSARAVRAQASSLRSRDHISLARINGASTLTIVIKHVLPYLLSYVFMVFIMQVGSGILSEASISMIGLGPVDTTSLGIILNQAKDNGALADSIWIAFLPATLVVTLTVFALYLINTSMEGVFNPRLRK; encoded by the coding sequence ATGGGAAAGCTCTTTAGAAACCTTCTCAAGTCCCCGATGTTCGTCGTCGGTTTGTCCATCTTCGTGCTCACCTTGTTGATCGCCGTCTTTGGACCCATCTTCTACAACGTAGACACCCATGCTCGTGACATTCTCGCTGGTCCCTATGCTGGTTCTAGCTCCGCTCACTTGCTCGGTACCGACCACCTCGGCCGTGACTACGTTTCCCTGTTGATCGAAGGCCTTGGCAACTCCCTCTATGTGGGTTTCCTTGCTGGTATCATCGCTACTACTCTCGGTGTTCTTATCGGCTTGTTCGGCGGTTTCCGCGGCGGCTGGATCGACGAAGTCCTGAACATGTTCACCAACCTGTTCATCGTGATCCCGCAGTTCGTGATTCTCGTGCTCATCAGCTCTGCCTTTAAGGATGGCCGTTCCCTGACCCTCATCGGCGTGGTGATTGGTCTTACCGCTTGGAGCTGGTCTGCTCGTGCAGTCCGTGCACAGGCTTCCTCCCTCCGTAGCCGCGACCACATCTCCCTTGCACGTATCAACGGTGCAAGCACCCTGACCATCGTTATCAAGCATGTGCTCCCGTACTTGCTCTCCTACGTGTTCATGGTGTTCATCATGCAGGTCGGTTCCGGTATTCTTTCCGAAGCTTCCATCTCTATGATCGGTCTTGGCCCGGTCGATACCACTTCTCTCGGTATCATCCTGAACCAGGCTAAGGATAACGGCGCTCTTGCTGACTCCATCTGGATCGCATTCCTGCCGGCAACTCTCGTCGTTACCTTGACGGTGTTCGCACTTTACCTGATCAATACTTCTATGGAAGGCGTCTTCAACCCGCGTCTCCGCAAGTAA
- a CDS encoding ABC transporter ATP-binding protein, translating into MSENVFEVENLGLYYLGRFGDKTHAVTDVSFSMKQGEILGIAGESGCGKSTLVSGLMGMCIPPLYPEHGDVRVKSGDKMESLMNRSIEDVRANVLAQKVSMIPQGAFNALNPVRKIKDIAADVIAAHQQPGKKLDKAEIYKRLCERFDLFGMDTQRVLNSYPIQLTAGERQRSVIGISTLLNPQMVIADEPTSALDVSTQKEVISMIFDLLDKKIFSTMIFITHELPLLYHVADNIAIMYAGEIVEMGTAEQVVKDPRHPYTQALMGAMLSTEASQRTRHPEAIEGAPPSLKNKIVGCRFADRCKKACPDCKKNTQEIRIVGGRQVRCDYAV; encoded by the coding sequence ATGTCTGAAAATGTATTTGAAGTAGAAAACCTCGGCCTCTATTACTTGGGTCGTTTTGGCGACAAGACTCACGCTGTTACCGACGTGTCCTTCTCCATGAAGCAGGGCGAAATCCTCGGTATCGCAGGTGAATCTGGTTGCGGTAAGTCCACTCTCGTGTCTGGCCTTATGGGTATGTGCATTCCTCCTCTGTACCCGGAACACGGCGATGTCCGCGTTAAGTCCGGTGACAAGATGGAATCCCTCATGAACCGCTCCATCGAAGACGTCCGCGCCAACGTTTTGGCTCAGAAGGTCTCCATGATTCCTCAGGGCGCATTCAACGCTCTGAACCCGGTTCGTAAGATCAAGGATATCGCTGCCGACGTTATCGCAGCTCATCAGCAGCCCGGCAAGAAGCTGGACAAGGCTGAAATCTACAAGCGTCTTTGCGAACGTTTCGACTTGTTCGGCATGGACACTCAGCGTGTGCTGAACTCCTATCCGATCCAGCTCACCGCTGGTGAACGTCAGCGTTCCGTGATCGGTATCTCCACCTTGCTCAACCCGCAGATGGTGATTGCTGACGAACCCACATCCGCTCTGGACGTTTCCACCCAGAAGGAAGTGATTTCCATGATCTTCGACCTTCTCGACAAGAAGATCTTCAGCACCATGATCTTCATTACCCACGAACTTCCGCTCCTCTACCATGTGGCTGACAACATCGCCATCATGTACGCTGGCGAAATCGTTGAAATGGGTACTGCAGAACAGGTCGTCAAGGATCCGCGTCATCCGTACACCCAGGCTCTCATGGGCGCTATGCTCTCTACCGAAGCTTCTCAGCGTACTCGCCATCCGGAAGCTATCGAAGGTGCTCCTCCTAGCCTCAAGAACAAGATCGTGGGTTGCCGCTTTGCAGACCGCTGCAAGAAGGCATGCCCGGATTGCAAGAAGAACACTCAGGAAATCCGCATTGTTGGCGGCCGTCAAGTGAGGTGCGATTATGCTGTCTAA
- a CDS encoding dipeptide/oligopeptide/nickel ABC transporter ATP-binding protein gives MLSNKPVVFSAKRISKDFGAGKSLKTAVKDVSFDIYDEEFISIVGGSGCGKSVLAKIMLGLYEPTRGQFLYRDKPIKNLKDHWNEVQSVFQDPFGCFNQFFTIRSQLEDALNILKDKPSKEEIRRRVDEGLMAVNVKPSDIEGKYPFELSGGQMQRMLLARIFALRPKVLIADEATSMVDACVRANILDYLRKLKDELKMTVVFVTHDIGLANYVSDRIFIMHDGKIVNQGTPAEVLDNTNEPHTLKLLDDIPEVHKTEWIKNSRRSKKG, from the coding sequence ATGCTGTCTAATAAGCCCGTTGTTTTTTCCGCTAAGCGCATCAGCAAGGACTTTGGTGCCGGCAAGTCTCTGAAGACTGCAGTGAAGGATGTCTCCTTCGACATTTACGACGAAGAATTCATCTCCATCGTGGGTGGTTCCGGTTGCGGTAAGTCTGTTCTCGCAAAGATCATGCTCGGTCTTTACGAACCGACCCGCGGTCAGTTCCTCTATCGCGACAAGCCCATCAAGAACCTGAAGGACCACTGGAACGAAGTCCAGTCCGTGTTCCAGGATCCGTTCGGCTGCTTCAACCAGTTCTTCACCATCCGCTCTCAGCTGGAAGACGCTCTCAACATCCTGAAGGACAAGCCCTCCAAGGAAGAAATCCGTCGCCGCGTTGACGAAGGCCTCATGGCTGTGAACGTTAAGCCGTCTGATATCGAAGGCAAGTATCCGTTCGAACTTTCCGGTGGTCAGATGCAGCGTATGCTTCTCGCTCGTATCTTCGCACTCCGTCCGAAGGTTTTGATCGCTGACGAAGCTACCTCCATGGTGGACGCTTGCGTTCGTGCAAACATCCTCGATTACCTCCGTAAGTTGAAAGACGAACTGAAGATGACCGTGGTGTTCGTTACCCACGATATCGGTCTTGCAAACTACGTTTCCGACCGTATCTTCATTATGCACGATGGTAAGATCGTTAACCAGGGTACTCCGGCTGAAGTGTTGGATAACACCAACGAACCGCACACCCTGAAGCTGCTCGACGATATTCCTGAAGTCCACAAGACCGAATGGATCAAGAACAGCCGTCGTTCTAAGAAGGGCTAA
- a CDS encoding glycoside hydrolase family 9 protein, protein MKKRNFGFAKVALAAAPLMLASNSVAGPLLINQLGFAPNSEKLAVIPGSDANPAEIRDLNGKTVFTMEAPLVYDWDFSGEEVQTYDFSAVKTPGTYRFYRDGYLGNPIVIGDRVYEEVTKGAIKWFYYQRASMPIEAQYGDKWVRAAGHPDDKVIVYGTDARTAAGYEKSVGKKHPKAGQNVIINSSKGWYDAGDYGKYIVNSGITVFTLLQLYENFPTYMDTLTWNIPRELKNMPLILEEVKYNLDWMLTMQDADGGVYHKVTTLMFGGSVMPEFDGAPRYAIIKNVTASLDFAAVMAQASVVYKKFDAAYADQMLKAAEKAYAWAKKYPKAFYKQPEDVQTGSYAPGDENGKDEFRWAATELYRAKVVASQKDKAANGYLADLKANKFTPDGAWWGNVNMLAAFRVAMDKATYGADLNKAAKKVVMDEANNLRAVGDTSGYHLPAFPWSWNWGSNSAMANNAMVLLHAYYLTGDKSYVDGAQQVLDYLLGKNPMEISYVTGFGYRAARNPHHRPSEGDWVDDPVPGMLVGGPHLGKQDINLDGKESWKCENYAAADKPALAYIDNRCSYATNEVAINWNSPLVYVAGALQAIYLGVANTPAK, encoded by the coding sequence ATGAAGAAAAGAAATTTTGGTTTTGCTAAGGTGGCCTTGGCCGCCGCACCTTTGATGCTCGCCTCCAACTCTGTTGCTGGCCCCCTCCTGATCAACCAACTGGGCTTTGCTCCCAATTCCGAGAAGCTTGCCGTGATTCCCGGTAGCGACGCCAACCCGGCCGAAATCCGTGACCTGAACGGCAAGACTGTTTTTACCATGGAAGCCCCGTTGGTCTACGACTGGGACTTTAGCGGCGAAGAAGTCCAGACATACGATTTTTCTGCAGTGAAGACTCCGGGTACCTACCGCTTCTATCGCGACGGCTACCTGGGCAATCCCATTGTGATTGGCGACCGCGTTTACGAAGAAGTCACCAAGGGCGCTATCAAGTGGTTCTACTACCAGCGCGCCAGCATGCCTATTGAAGCCCAGTACGGCGACAAGTGGGTTCGTGCCGCAGGCCATCCCGACGACAAGGTGATCGTTTACGGTACCGACGCTCGTACCGCTGCAGGCTACGAAAAGTCCGTTGGCAAGAAGCATCCCAAGGCTGGCCAAAATGTCATCATCAACTCCTCCAAGGGTTGGTACGATGCTGGCGACTACGGCAAGTACATTGTGAATTCCGGTATTACCGTGTTCACCTTGCTCCAGCTTTACGAAAACTTTCCGACCTACATGGACACCCTCACCTGGAACATTCCTCGTGAACTGAAGAACATGCCGCTGATTCTTGAAGAGGTGAAGTACAATCTGGACTGGATGCTCACCATGCAGGATGCAGACGGTGGTGTTTACCACAAGGTGACTACCTTGATGTTCGGCGGTTCCGTGATGCCGGAATTTGATGGCGCACCCCGCTACGCCATTATCAAGAACGTGACCGCTTCCCTGGACTTTGCCGCAGTCATGGCTCAGGCAAGCGTTGTGTACAAGAAGTTCGACGCTGCTTATGCCGACCAGATGCTGAAGGCTGCAGAAAAGGCCTACGCCTGGGCAAAGAAGTACCCCAAGGCATTCTACAAGCAGCCCGAGGACGTTCAGACCGGTAGCTACGCTCCCGGCGACGAAAACGGCAAGGATGAATTCCGCTGGGCCGCTACCGAACTTTACCGTGCCAAGGTTGTGGCCAGCCAGAAGGACAAGGCTGCCAACGGCTATCTCGCCGACCTGAAGGCAAACAAGTTCACTCCCGATGGCGCCTGGTGGGGCAACGTGAATATGCTTGCTGCATTCCGCGTGGCTATGGACAAGGCTACCTACGGTGCAGACCTGAACAAGGCCGCAAAGAAGGTGGTGATGGACGAAGCCAACAACCTCCGCGCCGTGGGCGATACCAGCGGCTACCATCTGCCTGCATTCCCCTGGAGCTGGAACTGGGGCTCCAACAGTGCAATGGCAAACAACGCCATGGTGCTGCTCCACGCCTACTATCTCACCGGCGACAAGAGCTATGTGGATGGCGCCCAGCAGGTGCTCGACTATCTTTTGGGCAAGAACCCCATGGAAATCTCCTACGTCACTGGCTTTGGCTACCGCGCCGCACGTAACCCGCACCATCGCCCCAGCGAAGGCGACTGGGTAGACGATCCGGTGCCCGGCATGCTGGTGGGTGGTCCTCACCTGGGCAAGCAGGACATTAACCTGGATGGCAAGGAATCCTGGAAGTGCGAAAACTACGCAGCTGCCGACAAGCCGGCCCTGGCCTACATCGACAACCGCTGCAGCTACGCAACCAACGAAGTGGCTATCAACTGGAATTCTCCCTTGGTTTATGTGGCTGGCGCCCTGCAGGCAATTTACTTGGGCGTTGCCAACACCCCGGCTAAGTAA
- a CDS encoding HD domain-containing protein, producing MLVWLKLFDVRKSVSQYLNLVIVIISSFGYYFLSISRTLEEALYSQIIGYVGGVFLPVFFFFLVLEICHLDLSRFVKVVLVLGQCCIYGFVCTIGRNELFYKSVEMHLDNGMVVLDKVYGPLHMLAIGSMYLYLFLAFAVVIYALVKKKSVDVKNTITMLVLMAIATDVYVMEKVLGLEHTIIPLAFDVLMFGALFPIYDSNIFTVYENKNIVDEQLGNVGFLTFDKNKAYKGCNGYMEKIFPELSKYRLGQIIENSSQELQCIIDKIESIEELYKGSSTREHIHVSIESFLLNDRYYDGKIHVLTNSFGKLKGYTVELRDNTEHYKTLALQERYNDELSEEVDKKTRRIKSIQEKTILGMAQMVESRDLSTGGHIKRTSDVVRIFARKLIDAGLGLDSEFLQLVIRSAPMHDLGKIGVDDAVLRKQGRFTDEEYNKMKGHSEIGYRMVSEILSGVEEPDFVRVAENVAHYHHEKVNGTGYPKGLKGEEIPIEARIMALADVFDALVSKRCYKDAFSYERAYEIIEKDSGTHFDKQLATVFLSCKEELEKYYNAG from the coding sequence ATGTTGGTATGGCTAAAGTTGTTTGACGTTAGAAAAAGCGTCTCCCAATATTTGAACTTGGTCATTGTAATTATTTCAAGCTTCGGGTATTATTTCTTGTCGATTTCAAGGACCCTCGAGGAGGCCCTTTACTCTCAAATCATTGGATACGTCGGTGGTGTTTTTCTACCGGTATTCTTCTTCTTTTTAGTCCTGGAAATTTGCCACCTGGATTTATCCAGGTTCGTGAAAGTCGTTCTTGTATTAGGCCAATGCTGTATCTATGGCTTTGTATGTACAATCGGAAGAAACGAGCTGTTTTATAAAAGCGTAGAAATGCACCTGGACAATGGGATGGTGGTACTGGATAAAGTTTATGGGCCGCTTCATATGCTGGCAATCGGCTCCATGTACTTGTATCTGTTTTTGGCCTTCGCTGTCGTGATCTACGCCCTTGTCAAGAAGAAGTCCGTAGATGTCAAAAACACCATAACCATGTTGGTGCTGATGGCCATTGCCACGGATGTGTATGTCATGGAAAAAGTACTTGGCTTGGAACATACCATTATTCCGCTTGCCTTCGACGTGCTTATGTTCGGTGCCTTGTTCCCGATCTATGACTCCAATATTTTTACGGTCTACGAAAACAAGAACATTGTAGACGAACAGCTTGGCAATGTTGGATTTTTGACATTCGATAAGAACAAGGCCTATAAAGGCTGTAACGGCTACATGGAAAAAATATTCCCGGAACTGTCGAAGTATAGGCTTGGCCAGATTATCGAAAATAGCAGCCAGGAATTGCAGTGCATTATCGACAAGATTGAAAGTATAGAAGAACTATATAAAGGTAGTTCGACCAGGGAACACATACATGTTTCAATAGAATCGTTTTTGTTGAACGACCGGTACTACGACGGCAAGATTCATGTACTGACAAATTCATTCGGAAAGCTTAAGGGATATACAGTAGAACTTCGCGACAATACGGAGCACTACAAGACCTTGGCGCTTCAGGAACGATACAACGACGAGCTGTCCGAAGAAGTTGATAAAAAGACAAGGCGCATAAAGAGCATCCAGGAAAAGACGATCCTTGGAATGGCCCAGATGGTGGAATCGAGAGACCTAAGCACTGGCGGGCACATTAAAAGGACAAGCGATGTCGTAAGAATCTTTGCGCGAAAACTGATTGATGCTGGCCTTGGTCTGGATTCTGAATTCTTGCAGCTGGTTATACGAAGCGCACCTATGCATGACCTAGGAAAGATTGGTGTGGACGATGCAGTGCTGCGAAAGCAGGGCAGGTTTACGGATGAAGAGTACAACAAGATGAAGGGACACTCGGAAATCGGGTACCGCATGGTAAGCGAGATACTGTCTGGTGTCGAGGAACCAGACTTTGTCCGTGTGGCAGAAAACGTTGCCCACTATCATCACGAGAAAGTCAACGGAACCGGATACCCCAAAGGATTGAAGGGTGAGGAAATTCCCATCGAGGCAAGAATCATGGCCCTTGCAGATGTGTTTGACGCCCTGGTTTCAAAGAGATGCTACAAGGATGCGTTCTCTTACGAAAGAGCCTACGAAATAATCGAAAAGGACTCAGGAACGCATTTCGACAAGCAGCTGGCCACAGTCTTCTTGTCTTGCAAGGAAGAACTCGAAAAGTATTACAACGCCGGCTAA